From Chryseobacterium tructae, one genomic window encodes:
- a CDS encoding HAD-IA family hydrolase: MKNIELLVLDMAGTTVDEDNVVYKTVTEAVNEYGYEVTLEQVLITCAGMEKLEAITSLLKEINGNETDAVPIFENFSGKLKEAYRNLEVKPINGTEAFLLKMKAQHKKVVLNTGYTSEIAQQLLDKLQWKENVHFDALITADDVSESRPSPEMINLAMKKFGIQEPEKVLKAGDSVIDIEEGKNAGCGLTIAVLSGAQNRSELEKAEPDYIFNTISEAETIL, from the coding sequence ATGAAAAATATAGAATTATTGGTTCTGGATATGGCCGGAACTACAGTGGATGAAGATAATGTAGTGTACAAAACGGTAACAGAAGCCGTTAATGAATATGGTTATGAAGTTACTTTAGAACAGGTACTTATCACTTGTGCCGGAATGGAAAAACTGGAAGCCATCACCAGTTTATTAAAGGAAATCAATGGGAATGAAACAGATGCTGTCCCTATTTTTGAAAATTTCTCCGGAAAATTAAAGGAAGCCTATCGGAATCTTGAGGTAAAACCCATCAACGGAACGGAAGCTTTTCTCCTTAAAATGAAAGCTCAGCATAAAAAAGTGGTTCTGAACACAGGATATACTTCTGAGATTGCCCAACAGCTTTTGGATAAATTACAATGGAAAGAAAATGTACATTTTGATGCTTTAATTACGGCTGATGATGTTTCAGAAAGCAGACCAAGCCCGGAAATGATTAATCTGGCTATGAAAAAGTTCGGTATTCAGGAACCCGAAAAGGTTTTAAAAGCCGGAGATTCTGTGATTGATATTGAAGAAGGGAAAAATGCAGGATGTGGATTGACGATTGCTGTACTTTCGGGAGCTCAGAACAGATCAGAATTGGAAAAAGCTGAACCTGATTATATTTTCAATACGATTTCTGAAGCTGAGACTATTCTTTAG
- a CDS encoding TIGR03364 family FAD-dependent oxidoreductase, which produces MTTKFDLLVVGGGILGTFHAYHALKKNLKVALLERNSLPQGATVRNFGQVVPSGMDLKWQNFGRESLAIYNELHTQADLTIRQNGSVYIASNDEELQLIEELYEINRNNDYESVLFSKSDCIKKFDGLRSDYCKGGLFFPQELSVDSADMIVKLHKLLQEKMDLQIIYNTTVVETHEDDQKCTAITANGEEYTASKIIICGGHEFKTLYPNVFNESDLEVSKLQMLQTKPQGIYSLQGNILTGLSIRRYESFSECASFQKIKSLEDQNSFEKKYGIHILFKQALDGSIILGDSHEYADAKNADDLGFDLNMEIDEFMIHEAKKIIDLPTYEIQRRWFGVYSQCKTKDIFEHSPTPNIHIVTGIGGKGMTGSGGFSKFNIDKIYT; this is translated from the coding sequence ATGACAACAAAATTTGATTTACTCGTTGTGGGCGGTGGGATTTTAGGAACATTCCATGCTTATCATGCTCTGAAGAAAAATCTTAAAGTAGCTTTACTGGAAAGAAATTCTCTGCCTCAGGGTGCCACAGTAAGAAATTTCGGACAGGTAGTCCCTTCTGGAATGGATCTTAAATGGCAAAACTTTGGAAGAGAAAGTCTCGCAATATATAATGAACTTCATACCCAAGCCGATCTTACCATCAGACAAAACGGATCTGTATACATCGCTTCCAACGATGAGGAGCTTCAGCTTATTGAAGAGCTGTACGAAATCAACAGAAATAATGATTATGAATCGGTTTTATTCTCCAAAAGTGACTGCATCAAGAAATTTGACGGCCTTCGTTCCGATTATTGTAAAGGAGGATTATTCTTCCCACAGGAGCTTTCTGTAGATTCTGCAGATATGATCGTAAAACTACACAAGCTTCTACAGGAAAAAATGGACTTACAGATCATTTACAATACGACGGTTGTGGAAACGCATGAAGATGATCAAAAATGTACTGCTATCACTGCAAATGGAGAAGAATATACAGCCTCAAAGATTATTATTTGTGGCGGCCATGAATTCAAAACATTATATCCTAACGTATTCAATGAAAGCGATTTGGAAGTAAGTAAGCTTCAAATGCTTCAAACTAAGCCTCAGGGAATCTATTCTCTTCAGGGAAATATTCTGACAGGGCTTTCCATCAGAAGGTATGAGTCTTTTAGTGAATGTGCCTCCTTCCAGAAAATCAAATCGTTGGAAGATCAAAATTCATTTGAGAAAAAATACGGTATTCATATCCTGTTCAAGCAGGCATTAGACGGATCTATTATTTTAGGAGACTCTCATGAATATGCTGATGCTAAAAATGCTGATGATCTTGGTTTTGATTTGAATATGGAAATTGATGAATTCATGATTCATGAGGCTAAGAAAATCATTGATCTTCCTACTTATGAAATCCAGAGAAGATGGTTTGGAGTATACTCCCAATGCAAAACAAAGGATATTTTTGAACACAGTCCAACTCCTAATATTCATATTGTAACAGGAATCGGTGGAAAAGGAATGACAGGAAGCGGTGGCTTCTCTAAGTTTAATATAGATAAAATTTACACATAA